From Pan paniscus chromosome 6, NHGRI_mPanPan1-v2.0_pri, whole genome shotgun sequence, one genomic window encodes:
- the LOC117981241 gene encoding putative uncharacterized protein FLJ92257, translating to MGLIPHNGLSRPSFFLPAASPGPEAPQVGLSTPTCSLPASSPGPALPPGCICRPDSCLPTTSLDSVPAQLPVALVGPQLPQAKLPRPSSGLTVASPGSAPALRWRLQAPNSLRSVGSSRPSLGLPAASAGPSGPEISLSRPSSGLPASKLFWLSSCPAPAGLCRP from the coding sequence ATGGGGCTCATTCCTCACAACGGCCTTTCCAGGCCCAGTTTTTTCCTTCCGGCAGCCTCTCCGGGCCCAGAAGCTCCTCAAGTCGGCCTCTCCACACCCACTTGCAGCCTCCCGGcgtcctctccgggcccagctcttcctcctggctgcatctgCAGGCCCGACTCCTGCCTCCCAACAACCTCTTTGGACTCAGTGCCTGCCCAGCTCCCGGTGGCCTTGGTTGGCCCACAGCTTCctcaagccaagctccccaggcccagctcaggcctcacggtggcctctccaggctcagctcctgccctccgatggcGTCTCCAGGCCCCAAACAGCCTCCGGTCGGTGGGCTCCTCCAGGcccagcttgggcctcccggcggcctctgcaggcccaagtgGTCCTGAaatcagcctctccaggcccagctccggcCTCCCAGCAagcaagctcttttggctcagCTCTTGCCCAGCTCCCGCCGGCCTTTGTAGACCCTGA
- the LOC134730796 gene encoding putative uncharacterized protein FLJ44672 — MPLLASPGPAPACWRPLEAQPLPQQWAFHAHLLPRCGLLGPGSRLGAAPAGPAPASRPSRGQAHASGRPLPAWRLLLCMGSRPRTSSSRPLQAQLFLPAASAGPDCCQVGLSRDSSCLPVASVGPSRPQVGLPRPSSGLSAASPSAKVPQVRLSRPSSSCLPVASFSPAQLMPPGGLPRPRF; from the coding sequence ATGCCTCTgttggcctctccaggcccagcccctgccTGTTGGCGGCCTCTAGAGGCCCAGCCTCTACCTCAACAGTGGGCCTTCCACGCCCACCTCTTGCCTCGCTGTGGCCTCCTCGGGCCAGGCTCCCGCCTTGGGGCGGCCCccgcaggcccagctcctgcctcacgGCCCTCCAGAGGCCAAGCTCATGCGTCAGGGCGGCCTCTCCCGGCCTGGCGTTTGCTCCTTTGCATGGGCTCCAGGCCCCGCACTTCCTCCagtcggcctctccaggcccagctcttcctcccggcaGCCTCTGCAGGACCAGACTGTTGTCAAGTAGGCCTGTCCAGGGACAGCTCCTGCCTCCCGGTGGCCTCTGTAGGCCCAAGTCGTCCTCAAGTCggcctccccaggcccagctccggCCTCTCAGCGGCCTCTCCAAGTGCAAAAGTTCCTCAAGTCCgtctctccaggcccagctcctcctgtctcccagtggcctctttcagcccagcccagctcatgcctcccggcggccttcccaggccccgcttTTGA